A genomic segment from Planctomycetota bacterium encodes:
- the cas2 gene encoding CRISPR-associated endonuclease Cas2, with translation MVRENCRLHPRRWQHPASDGVLSARHFVSRAKNKEPPTSGKYRAMWLYAMFDLPVKTQAKRRAYARFRKLLLKQGFCQLQYSIYARYYANEEASDTARDLIRRRLPSEGQVRLLAVTDRQFGKQQVFHGKKRSDPEDEPDQILLF, from the coding sequence ATGGTTCGCGAAAACTGCCGGCTCCATCCTCGACGATGGCAACACCCGGCGTCCGACGGTGTTTTATCCGCGAGGCATTTTGTGAGCCGCGCAAAGAACAAGGAACCGCCCACGAGCGGAAAGTATAGAGCCATGTGGTTGTACGCGATGTTCGATCTTCCAGTGAAGACTCAGGCCAAACGCCGGGCATACGCGCGGTTCCGCAAACTTCTTCTCAAGCAGGGCTTCTGCCAGTTGCAGTACTCGATCTATGCCAGGTACTATGCCAATGAAGAGGCGAGCGACACCGCCCGTGACCTGATTCGCCGACGTCTACCGAGTGAAGGACAGGTCCGACTCCTGGCCGTTACCGATCGGCAGTTCGGCAAGCAGCAGGTCTTCCACGGCAAAAAGCGAAGCGACCCCGAAGATGAGCCCGATCAGATCCTCCTTTTCTAG
- the cas1 gene encoding type II CRISPR-associated endonuclease Cas1, translating into MPAADRVLDLSTTPAFVSVRNEQLVIRPKEGPETSLPLAEVAMVVLGGRHATLTQPVLAGLAEVNAGVVIGGDNHQPVAMLLPTQANTLATQRLRQQIAITEPRRKRLWQSVVVAKIKAQARLLAELDLEHQAVRALADRVKSGDPNNVEATAAQRYWPLLMGPAFRRRFDHPGANGLLNYGYAVLRAAMSRAICAAGLHPALGIHHRGRGNAFCLADDLMEPYRPLVDGVAHAIVGADGPDTSLGPRQKKQLIEGVMQRLEHDAEWRGSGEWFAKTAGSILDDGNTRRPTVFYPRGIL; encoded by the coding sequence ATGCCGGCGGCTGACCGAGTGCTCGACCTTTCCACCACACCGGCCTTTGTGTCGGTGAGGAACGAGCAACTCGTCATTCGTCCAAAGGAAGGACCGGAAACCTCTCTGCCATTGGCCGAAGTGGCGATGGTCGTGCTCGGCGGAAGGCATGCGACGCTCACTCAGCCCGTTCTCGCCGGCTTGGCCGAAGTCAATGCCGGCGTTGTGATCGGCGGTGACAACCACCAGCCCGTCGCCATGCTCCTGCCCACGCAGGCCAACACACTGGCAACGCAGCGCCTCCGGCAGCAGATCGCCATCACCGAGCCACGCCGCAAGCGGCTTTGGCAATCGGTCGTCGTCGCCAAGATCAAAGCACAAGCCCGTCTCCTCGCCGAACTCGACCTCGAGCACCAAGCCGTCCGTGCGCTCGCCGATCGCGTGAAGTCCGGCGACCCGAACAACGTCGAAGCCACGGCCGCCCAGCGATACTGGCCATTGCTCATGGGCCCGGCTTTCCGACGCCGTTTCGATCACCCGGGTGCGAACGGCCTGTTGAACTACGGCTATGCCGTCCTGCGTGCCGCCATGTCCCGAGCGATCTGTGCGGCTGGTCTGCATCCGGCACTCGGCATCCACCACCGCGGACGTGGTAACGCCTTCTGTCTCGCCGATGATCTCATGGAACCTTACCGGCCACTCGTCGATGGTGTCGCGCATGCCATCGTTGGTGCAGACGGCCCCGACACTTCCCTGGGCCCTCGGCAAAAGAAGCAGTTGATCGAGGGCGTTATGCAGCGACTCGAACATGACGCCGAATGGCGCGGCAGCGGTGAATGGTTCGCGAAAACTGCCGGCTCCATCCTCGACGATGGCAACACCCGGCGTCCGACGGTGTTTTATCCGCGAGGCATTTTGTGA